A part of Papaver somniferum cultivar HN1 unplaced genomic scaffold, ASM357369v1 unplaced-scaffold_118, whole genome shotgun sequence genomic DNA contains:
- the LOC113330466 gene encoding uncharacterized protein LOC113330466, protein MLNIKPAVFSRGGDGVGAVTALGSQVVVSTGGGSEVGVGGRSEVGVAVTGGSEVGVGKGIEVGVVVTGGSEIGVGVAVTGGTEIGVAGGSEGVLVVTGGTQVGTSTGVAID, encoded by the exons ATGCTGAATATTAAACCAGCTGTATTTTCAC GTGGAGGAGATGGAGTTGGAGCTGTAACTGCTTTAGGTAGTCAAGTTGTAGTTTCCAcaggtggaggaagtgaagttggAGTTGGTGGAAGAAGTGAGGTTGGAGTGGCTGTTACTGGAGGAAGTGAAGTTGGAGTTGGTAAAGGAATTGAAGTTGGAGTTGTTGTTACTGGAGGAAgtgaaattggagttggagttgctGTTACTGGAGGAACTGAAATTGGAGTTGCTGGAGGAAGTGAAGGTGTACTTGTTGTTACCGGAGGAACTCAAGTTGGCACTTCTACTGGTGTTGCTATTGATTAA
- the LOC113330341 gene encoding elongation of fatty acids protein 3-like yields the protein MMEPMIQSLSYCLSEHPSIIGFRWNHSQNWGSTWSFLFTSIAGYIALSVLIRLILAVFRCRKPIPLGPIPAIHSLGMALISITIFIGILFSSAAEIRDTRWFWRKSKTPFQWFLCFPLGTRPTGRVFFWSYVFYLSRFLHLLRTFFAILRHRKLTFFRLFNQSILICMSFLWLEFSQSFQVVAILCTSLIYSVVYGYRFWTEIGLRSACFPFVENCQVVLLGCNLVCHVAVLFLHFVKGGCNGIGAWVFNSVLNAALLLLYMNFYVKMHMRKRRLVVPVVVSEDQEEESSSAREIEKKMSMEKKKMMIKGKDL from the coding sequence ATGATGGAACCGATgattcagagcttatcgtattgtTTATCAGAACATCCATCAATAATTGGATTTAGATGGAATCATAGTCAAAATTGGGGTTCGACTTGGTCTTTTCTATTCACATCAATTGCTGGTTATATAGCTTTATCAGTTTTGATTCGTTTGATTTTAGCAGTTTTCCGATGTCGTAAACCGATTCCACTTGGCCCTATTCCTGCTATACATTCATTAGGCATGGCTTTAATCTCAATTACAATTTTTATAGGTATTTTGTTCTCATCTGCAGCTGAGATCCGTGATACACGTTGGTTCTGGAGAAAATCTAAAACCCCATTTCAATGGTTCTTATGTTTTCCATTAGGTACTAGACCTACTGGCagagttttcttttggtcatatgTATTTTATCTATCaagatttcttcatcttcttagaaCATTTTTCGCGATCTTAAGGCATCGTAAATTGACGTTTTTCCGGTTGTTTAATCAATCTATTCTGATTTGTATGTCCTTTCTATGGTTAGAGTTTTCGCAATCATTTCAAGTTGTTGCGATTTTGTGTACTAGTTTGATTTATTCGGTGGTGTATGGATATAGATTTTGGACTGAGATTGGGTTACGAAGTGCTTGTTTTCCATTTGTTGAGAACTGCCAAGTTGTGTTGTTGGGGTGTAATTTAGTTTGTCATGTGGCTGTACTTTTCTTGCATTTTGTTAAAGGAGGGTGTAATGGAATTGGAGCTTGGGTTTTCAATTCTGTTCTCAATGCTGCGCTTTTGTTACTGTATATGAATTTTTATGTGAAAATGCATATGCGTAAGCGAAGACTTGTGGTTCCAGTAGTAGTAAgtgaagatcaagaagaagagTCGAGTTCAGCCAGAGAGATTGAAAAGAAAATGTctatggaaaagaagaagatgatgatcaaaGGAAAGGATCTTTGA